A segment of the Pseudomonas serboccidentalis genome:
GTGATCCCCTCGACGTGCTGGTTGTGACCCCTTACCCGGTTGCTCCAGGCTCGGTGATCCGCGCGCGTCCAGTCGGCATCCTGAACATGACCGACGACGGCGGCGGCGATGCCAAAGTCATCGCAGTCCCACACGACAAGCTGTCCCAGCTGTACGTCGACGTGAAGGAATACACCGACCTGCCGCCACTGCTGATTCAGCAGATCGAGCACTTCTTCGCGAACTACAAAGATCTCGAAAAAGGCAAGTGGGTCAAGATCGAAGGCTGGGCTGGCGCTGACGCCGCTCGCGACGCGATCACCAAGTCGGTTGCTGCCTACAAGGGCTAAGCTGCACGACCTGCGATACGCTTGAAAAAACCCGGTTGATCCGGGTTTTTTTTCGCCCCGGAAAAGCGGCTTAAACAGCGTGTTTACGACGGACTACAGAAAAGTTTGAAGGTGTGTAATTTCCCACAAGCACGTCTTACATCCAGTCGCAAAATACAGCCGTTTTTTGAACACCCAGTTTATTCAAACCG
Coding sequences within it:
- the ppa gene encoding inorganic diphosphatase, which codes for MSYSKIPAGKDLPNDIYVAIEIPANHAPIKYEIDKDSDCLFVDRFMATPMFYPANYGYIPNTLADDGDPLDVLVVTPYPVAPGSVIRARPVGILNMTDDGGGDAKVIAVPHDKLSQLYVDVKEYTDLPPLLIQQIEHFFANYKDLEKGKWVKIEGWAGADAARDAITKSVAAYKG